A portion of the Parasteatoda tepidariorum isolate YZ-2023 chromosome 5, CAS_Ptep_4.0, whole genome shotgun sequence genome contains these proteins:
- the LOC139425667 gene encoding uncharacterized protein yields the protein MYSARRSIPRGRPKAYKCFWSLTLNEIKTKRDRLRRKAELTGRSVDISAWRKQTAFFKKAVLSAKRMSFERFINNLNFRENSTKTYKFLSKIQNKFSSPQRQPIHADHRCLTDETKIANAFGNFYHSSQRKRCFARKSSKVLKRKFNGPHAEDRKKDDHIFSDLFSEYEFDLSLKRLPIKKVSWR from the coding sequence atgtaCTCAGCCCGTAGATCTATACCAAGAGGTAGACCCAAGGCATATAAGTGTTTTTGGTCCTTAACATTGAATGAAATTAAGACAAAGCGAGACCGTCTCAGAAGAAAAGCTGAGCTTACTGGAAGATCTGTGGATATCTCTGCTTGGAGGAAACAGAcagccttttttaaaaaggcaGTACTTTCTGCAAAACGAATGTCTTTTGAGCGTTTTATTAACAACCTCAATTTTAGGGAAAACAGTACCAAAACTTATAAGTTCCTTAGCAAAATCCAGAATAAGTTTTCTTCGCCTCAAAGACAACCTATCCACGCTGATCATCGATGTCTAACTGATGAAACCAAAATTGCAAACGCGTTTGGAAATTTCTATCACTCTTCCCAAAGAAAACGCTGCTTTGCAAGAAAGAGCTCGAAAGTTCTCAAGAGAAAATTTAATGGTCCTCACGCTGAAGATCGGAAAAAAGACGATCATATCTTCTCTGATCTTTTCAGCGAATATGAATTCGATCTCTCTTTAAAAAGACTTCCTATAAAAAAAGTCTCCTGGCGATGA